A window from Culex pipiens pallens isolate TS chromosome 3, TS_CPP_V2, whole genome shotgun sequence encodes these proteins:
- the LOC120422379 gene encoding zinc finger protein 260-like: MFEVCCRLCLEQVPLSRVQSLYDKHQDYTIRDKITELFQIEFSDTEKLSTVCNACLEKVETASKIRSFFIAANDRFRRIMLGCEDKKESKEPKKDEDSLVVKSVADTDDGDPEDVKMEPSESAEKIDTVAESEPVPSDQEEEEEHLVMLEEVAEEDSPDMSVSIYDGSEETGSEHKPDEEDEFELHEMEQEDGEDAVEVLSEVFSSEQGCDLEEEEQRSSNEVVELDEVIKRTVSIGAPGDEEFSVVMIEYQCNVCNEVFEDRVSLIRHTNGTHIKEYSKNCRHCLSVFRTDEELKEHDCIVKPRLFKCSKCNRSFQSVKELQDHTKISHRIYEIPITKPQPQARRSNTLNQCSHCPKSFANNRTLVRHVQDVHPETIQTILTCQRCEQQFANEASLQAHMAAHEKNYECRFCGKVCPTSVALAGHENTHTKDQPFQCNECGRNFAQYTSMRRHMKIHFNEKKYSCDLCPKLFRQRSVMLTHRRIHTGEKPFECGVCKKSFRDHSTLAKHRRVHEKDGPKRRKS, translated from the exons atgttcgaAGTTTGCTGCCGCCTGTGCTTGGAGCAGGTTCCGTTGAGCCGCGTCCAATCGCTGTACGACAAGCACCAGGACTACACAATAAGGGACAAAATCACGGAACTCTTTCAAATAGAG TTTTCAGACACCGAGAAGCTCTCCACCGTCTGCAATGCCTGCCTCGAGAAGGTCGAAACGGCCAGCAAAATACGATCCTTTTTCATCGCGGCGAACGATCGTTTCCGGCGAATTATGCTGGG CTGTGAAGATAAGAAGGAAAGCAAGGAGCCCAAAAAGGACGAAGATTCTTTGGTGGTGAAAAGCGTGGCCGATACGGACGATGGCGATCCGGAGGATGTTAAAATGGAACCCAGCGAGTCGGCTGAGAAAATTGATACAGTCGCTGagtcggaaccggttccgagcGATCAGGAGGAAGAGGAAGAACATCTGGTTATGTTGGAGGAAGTCGCGGAAGAAGATTCACCTGATATGAGTGTCAGCATTTACGACGGAAGCGAAGAAACCGGTTCAGAGCACAAACCCGATGAGGAGGATGAATTTGAGTTACATGAGATGGAACAGGAGGACGGAGAGGACGCTGTTGAAGTTTTGTCGGAAGTTTTTTCATCGGAACAGGGTTGCGATTTGGAAGAGGAAGAACAGCGTTCGAGCAATGAAGTTGTGGAATTGGATGAAGTTATCAAGAGGACGGTCTCGATTGGGGCTCCAGGCGATGAGGAGTTTAGCGTCGTCATGATTGAGTACCAATGTAACGTGTGCAATGAGGTATTTGAGGACAGAGTCTCCCTTATTCGGCACACAAATGGAACTCACATCAAAGAGTATTCGAAGAACTGTCGTCACTGTTTGAGCGTTTTCAGAACTGACGAGGAATTAAAGGAACACGATTGCATCGTAAAACCACGTCTTTTCAAATGCTCCAAATGCAACCGGAGCTTCCAAAGCGTTAAAGAACTTCAAGATCACACAAAGATCTCCCATCGGATCTACGAGATTCCTATCACCAAGCCTCAACCCCAGGCCCGTCGAAGCAATACCTTGAATCAATGTTCCCACTGTCCAAAATCATTCGCCAACAACCGGACGCTGGTGCGGCACGTTCAAGACGTTCACCCGGAAACAATTCAAACAATTCTCACCTGCCAGCGTTGCGAGCAGCAATTCGCCAACGAAGCTTCTCTCCAAGCGCACATGGCGGCGCACGAGAAAAACTACGAGTGTCGATTCTGCGGGAAGGTTTGTCCGACGTCCGTTGCCCTGGCCGGTCACGAAAATACCCACACCAAAGATCAACCCTTTCAGTGTAACGAATGTGGGCGTAACTTTGCGCAGTACACCAGTATGCGACGCCACATGAAGATTCATTTCAATGAGAAAAAGTACAGTTGTGATCTGTGCCCGAAGCTGTTCCGGCAACGGTCTGTTATGCTTACTCACAGGCGCATTCATACGGGTGAAAAGCCGTTCGAGTGTGGAGTTTGCAAGAAGAGCTTCCGCGATCACAGCACGCTGGCCAAACACAGGAGGGTTCACGAAAAGGACGGTCCAAAGCGGAGGAAATCGTAG